One region of Clavibacter michiganensis subsp. tessellarius genomic DNA includes:
- a CDS encoding beta-ketoacyl synthase N-terminal-like domain-containing protein, which yields MTQRIAVVSMECLLPGADGVPAFERLLADATDARGADDPRLPAAGSSAGATFASRRGGFLDAASRERARAGSGLDADADDARAWASYVVRRALSRVGGPGADRSRTSLLLGCYTFPTDRSARVSLSLIEDEVRAGLDDAGIATTPRSAPDAALPGHVDVAGSVADAVADAAGLGGRRLVLDAACASGLYAVRLGCDALAEGTADTVVAGAVCAPDLPLLHVSFSDLGAYGSGLSAPFRAGSTGILTGEGAAVVVLRRLEDAIRDGDEVLAVIDGSAITNDGAGQHPLVPGRDGQRSCYELAYADAGVLPADVDYVECHATGTPVGDRTELASLASFFGERMPLLGSVKGNIGHLLTVAGITSLIKVVLALRSGTIPATVGGDASAPLLHDRVVERPTAWPDVAGRPRRAAVSAFGFGGANAHVVLSHAPDGESAPTPGPAPRPAARTTLAVTGVGAYVGAGARIDDLLRVEGTGDRAPLLDADTTARSTRAPRDGAPLGPIALEPMADRIPPTDVRHMNPAPLAVARAVRDAFADAGGPPAPGTRTAVVVALDLEARAHERLAHLHADTMLGRVLDPSIAGSRTAATASLLRDALHARLSANEVLSWIGSITAARISATWNLTGPSFTVSAGPLGVLRAIEAAQLLLSDPTIDQVVVAGVDLSVTAERALLPGASDRPLEAATALVLRRPEDAPGASALLDPVDPAERQDAAPQVVDVHAATAAGRAALLDAALPRGADHDPDGTAVASTRETWGDAANAAAGLMVVRMVLALRGRVLPGTPADVDLPEDRRRGLDVARAGEVVPGTPWLARRDRPRIGLVSVEGHGGATGALRVREPDDARRVDGRAAWRAGGGARLLRLDAGTRDALVERLRLLADGVAPEDLPATGAGSERLVLVFRDRAALPREAARARDALATLPPGARWAAPGGSRYATVDPARVPRIGYAFPGAFTAYPRFGADLLRTVPTAMDALDGLVRASREDVTLARLYPRRSEAPGPADLMRREAELQADVPFMLGVGTTFAIVYADLLERVTGRPPAATIGYSLGASSMLFATRRWDREHRSLARITASPVFRDELAGDLRTVRRAFATDDGTPVAEVWRAVVVLAPSDEVAARVAGRDRLFVTHVNTPAEVVVAGLSADVEAFVRETGFRTAPSPVVSPLHSPLAEGWADELVELHRFPTGPGSDAALLDAVGGAAISPDAGSDELATRIARSVIEPVDLPALARAVAERVDLVLEAGPGGTCARWITDTRIPGLRALAPDHRGAPFGSTWPAFLAELVTSGIDVDIADLAVDPRTTPPEGPLVGRTASIRQDVAAAFGTADAGAVRGTRADARPAASAPADADAGSSAPAPAPGSASAAAAAAAITWEAAAVALSPWWDDRGRPLPADDGAPGDAGAPADPGAADDAGPLGDDVPPDGSPEGASALVAEGRDALRWQVLEAHRDSLELQHALLTAAAAEMRGAAADRGSDADADAATPPPASTPPPAADRPAPPGDAVLWDADDLVEFATGRIAPVFGPAYADIDDLAVRVRLPAPPYHFVSRVLAVDGERGRFGRSTITTEYDVPLDAWYLVDGGVPPAVAIEAGQGDLVLVAWLGIDAENQGRRVYRLLDSTLVFHGDLPRAGQTLRYEITIERFIRNGPTTLFYFSYRCFADGVLILELTRATAGFFSADELAAPLGILSDAGEPRVPETGPERPWLKPVARTDHHVLDAADLALLADGDVGAVFGPEHAQPAGANRALRLPTAQLRMIDGVVVDPEGGTRRLGHVTASFALDPDAWYFRCHFTDDPVLAGSLVAEGAVQALQVLLLHRGFHLVLPDARFQTIRGITTEVSVRGQIVPGDAALRYELDVTELTLLPRPTVVADVVVYRDDQAVVRMRDFGMQIREKDGAPFRPGDGGVSPFLGRTSSRGVPTVVNELQLAHAARGDLGTAMGPEFDVYGDRRAPHIPNRDFQFVDRIESVTGARGALAPGMVMVSEYDAHADSWYFRENPAGAMPHAVLLESSLQAAILLGYYQGATLDQPDVEFAIRNLDGSAELVAPVPAPGSTIRQRTELVSSSAVQGNVLQRFRYELSGPDGPFYRGESVFGYFSDDALATQVGLDAGRRTVPESLRAGAGEPDAVLDGAALAARHRGRPDRLALPGGRLDLLDEVRIHLDAGPAGLGRVWGRRDVTPEDWYFTRHFHRDPVQPGSLGIESMLQALQVLVLEAGLADGIPDPRLRLATGVTTTWSYRGQVGTTDAECSVEVGVTRVDRTPGSVTVVADGSLWKGDLRIYAVTGLAIRIASGADDDQHDLHDPHDTDDDIDQEEHDD from the coding sequence ATGACGCAGCGCATCGCGGTCGTGTCCATGGAGTGCCTGCTCCCCGGCGCGGACGGCGTGCCCGCCTTCGAGCGGCTGCTCGCCGACGCGACCGACGCGCGCGGGGCCGACGACCCCCGCCTCCCCGCCGCGGGCTCCTCGGCGGGCGCGACCTTCGCCTCCCGCCGCGGCGGCTTCCTCGACGCGGCCTCCCGGGAACGCGCCCGCGCCGGCAGCGGGCTCGACGCCGACGCGGACGACGCGCGCGCCTGGGCGTCCTACGTGGTGCGCCGCGCCCTCTCCCGGGTCGGCGGTCCCGGGGCCGACCGCTCGCGGACGAGCCTCCTGCTCGGCTGCTACACGTTCCCCACGGACCGCTCGGCGCGCGTGTCGCTGTCCCTCATCGAGGACGAGGTGCGGGCCGGCCTCGACGACGCCGGCATCGCCACGACGCCGCGCTCGGCCCCCGACGCGGCCCTGCCCGGGCACGTCGACGTCGCCGGATCCGTGGCCGACGCGGTCGCGGACGCCGCGGGCCTCGGCGGCCGACGGCTCGTCCTCGACGCCGCCTGCGCGTCGGGCCTCTACGCCGTGCGCCTCGGCTGCGACGCCCTCGCCGAGGGCACGGCGGACACCGTCGTCGCCGGCGCGGTGTGCGCGCCCGACCTGCCGCTGCTCCACGTCTCCTTCTCGGACCTCGGCGCGTACGGGAGCGGGCTCTCCGCGCCCTTCCGCGCGGGCAGCACGGGGATCCTCACCGGCGAGGGCGCCGCGGTCGTCGTCCTCCGGCGCCTGGAGGACGCGATCCGCGACGGCGACGAGGTCCTCGCCGTGATCGACGGCTCGGCGATCACGAACGACGGCGCCGGGCAGCACCCGCTCGTCCCGGGCCGGGACGGGCAGCGCTCCTGCTACGAGCTCGCCTACGCGGACGCGGGGGTCCTCCCCGCCGACGTCGACTACGTCGAGTGCCACGCGACCGGCACCCCGGTCGGCGACCGCACCGAGCTCGCGTCCCTCGCGTCCTTCTTCGGCGAGCGCATGCCGCTCCTCGGATCCGTGAAGGGCAACATCGGGCACCTCCTGACCGTGGCGGGCATCACGAGCCTCATCAAGGTCGTGCTCGCCCTCCGCTCCGGCACCATCCCGGCGACCGTGGGGGGCGACGCGAGCGCCCCGCTCCTGCACGACCGGGTGGTGGAGCGGCCGACGGCGTGGCCCGACGTCGCCGGGCGTCCGCGGCGCGCGGCCGTGTCCGCGTTCGGCTTCGGCGGCGCCAACGCCCACGTGGTGCTGTCGCACGCGCCCGACGGGGAGTCCGCCCCCACGCCCGGCCCCGCCCCGCGGCCGGCGGCGCGGACGACGCTCGCGGTGACGGGCGTCGGCGCGTACGTCGGCGCGGGAGCGCGGATCGACGACCTCCTGCGCGTCGAGGGGACGGGCGACCGCGCCCCGCTCCTCGACGCAGACACCACCGCCCGCTCGACCCGGGCCCCGCGCGACGGCGCCCCGCTCGGCCCGATCGCGCTCGAGCCCATGGCCGACCGGATCCCGCCGACGGACGTCCGGCACATGAACCCGGCCCCCCTCGCGGTCGCCCGCGCGGTGCGCGACGCGTTCGCGGACGCCGGCGGACCGCCCGCTCCCGGCACGCGGACCGCCGTCGTCGTCGCCCTGGACCTCGAGGCCCGGGCCCACGAGCGGCTCGCGCACCTGCACGCGGACACGATGCTCGGCCGCGTCCTCGACCCGTCGATCGCCGGGTCCCGGACGGCCGCCACCGCCTCCCTCCTCCGCGACGCCCTCCACGCGCGGCTCAGCGCCAACGAGGTCCTCAGCTGGATCGGGAGCATCACGGCGGCGCGGATCAGCGCGACGTGGAACCTCACCGGGCCCTCCTTCACCGTCTCGGCCGGGCCGCTCGGCGTGCTCCGCGCGATCGAGGCGGCGCAGCTGCTCCTCTCGGACCCGACGATCGACCAGGTCGTCGTCGCCGGCGTCGACCTCTCGGTGACGGCCGAGCGCGCGCTCCTCCCCGGCGCGTCCGACCGCCCCCTCGAGGCCGCGACCGCCCTCGTGCTGCGCCGCCCCGAGGACGCGCCGGGCGCCTCCGCCCTCCTCGACCCCGTCGACCCGGCGGAGCGGCAGGATGCGGCGCCGCAGGTCGTCGACGTGCACGCCGCCACCGCCGCGGGCCGGGCGGCCCTCCTCGACGCCGCCCTCCCCCGCGGCGCCGACCACGACCCCGACGGCACCGCCGTCGCGAGCACCCGCGAGACGTGGGGCGACGCGGCCAACGCCGCGGCCGGCCTCATGGTCGTGCGGATGGTCCTCGCGCTGCGTGGCCGCGTCCTGCCGGGCACCCCCGCCGACGTCGACCTGCCGGAGGACCGCCGCCGGGGGCTCGACGTGGCCCGCGCCGGCGAGGTCGTGCCGGGGACCCCCTGGCTCGCGCGACGGGACCGCCCGCGGATCGGCCTGGTGTCCGTCGAGGGCCACGGCGGCGCGACCGGCGCCCTCCGCGTCCGCGAGCCCGACGACGCCCGGCGCGTCGACGGCCGCGCGGCGTGGCGGGCGGGCGGCGGCGCGCGCCTGCTCCGCCTCGACGCGGGGACGCGCGATGCGCTCGTCGAGCGGCTGCGGCTGCTCGCGGACGGCGTCGCGCCCGAGGACCTCCCGGCGACGGGCGCCGGATCCGAGCGCCTGGTGCTGGTGTTCCGCGACCGGGCCGCGCTGCCGCGCGAGGCGGCCCGGGCGCGGGACGCGCTCGCGACGCTCCCGCCCGGCGCCCGCTGGGCGGCGCCCGGGGGCAGCAGGTACGCGACCGTCGATCCGGCGCGCGTCCCGCGGATCGGCTACGCCTTCCCGGGCGCGTTCACCGCGTACCCCCGGTTCGGCGCCGACCTGCTGCGCACGGTGCCGACAGCCATGGACGCCCTCGACGGGCTCGTCCGCGCATCGCGGGAGGACGTCACCCTGGCGCGCCTGTACCCGCGGCGCTCCGAGGCCCCCGGCCCCGCCGACCTCATGCGCCGGGAGGCGGAGCTGCAGGCCGACGTGCCGTTCATGCTCGGCGTGGGCACGACCTTCGCCATCGTCTACGCCGACCTGCTCGAGCGGGTGACGGGGCGCCCGCCCGCGGCGACCATCGGCTACTCCCTCGGGGCGTCGTCGATGCTCTTCGCCACCCGCCGGTGGGACCGGGAGCATCGGAGCCTCGCGCGGATCACGGCCTCTCCCGTCTTCCGGGACGAGCTCGCGGGCGACCTCCGCACCGTCCGCCGCGCCTTCGCGACGGACGACGGGACGCCCGTCGCCGAGGTGTGGCGCGCGGTCGTGGTGCTCGCGCCGTCCGACGAGGTGGCGGCGCGGGTCGCCGGGCGCGACCGGCTGTTCGTCACGCACGTCAACACGCCCGCCGAGGTCGTGGTCGCCGGGCTGTCCGCCGACGTGGAGGCGTTCGTCCGCGAGACCGGCTTCCGCACGGCGCCGTCGCCCGTCGTCTCGCCGCTGCACTCGCCGCTGGCCGAGGGGTGGGCCGACGAGCTCGTGGAGCTGCACCGCTTCCCCACGGGTCCCGGATCCGACGCCGCGCTCCTCGACGCCGTCGGCGGCGCGGCCATCTCCCCCGACGCCGGATCCGACGAACTCGCCACCCGCATCGCGCGCTCCGTCATCGAGCCCGTCGACCTCCCGGCGCTGGCGCGGGCCGTCGCCGAGCGCGTGGACCTCGTCCTGGAGGCCGGCCCCGGGGGGACGTGCGCGCGCTGGATCACGGACACGCGGATCCCCGGGCTGCGCGCGCTCGCGCCCGACCATCGCGGCGCGCCCTTCGGGAGCACCTGGCCGGCCTTCCTCGCGGAGCTCGTCACCTCCGGCATCGACGTCGACATCGCCGACCTGGCCGTCGATCCCCGCACCACCCCGCCGGAGGGCCCGCTCGTGGGACGCACCGCATCCATCCGCCAGGACGTGGCGGCGGCGTTCGGCACGGCGGACGCGGGCGCGGTGCGGGGAACCCGCGCGGACGCCCGCCCCGCCGCGTCCGCGCCCGCCGACGCCGACGCCGGCTCGTCCGCCCCCGCCCCCGCCCCCGGCTCGGCGTCCGCCGCCGCCGCGGCCGCGGCCATCACGTGGGAGGCGGCCGCGGTCGCCCTGAGCCCGTGGTGGGACGACCGCGGGCGTCCCCTCCCCGCCGATGACGGGGCCCCCGGGGATGCGGGCGCACCCGCCGATCCCGGCGCGGCGGACGACGCCGGTCCCCTCGGGGACGACGTCCCGCCGGACGGATCGCCGGAGGGCGCGAGCGCCCTCGTGGCGGAGGGCCGCGACGCGCTGCGCTGGCAGGTGCTCGAGGCGCACCGGGACTCCCTCGAGCTGCAGCACGCGCTCCTCACGGCCGCCGCCGCCGAGATGCGGGGCGCTGCGGCGGACCGCGGATCCGACGCCGACGCCGACGCCGCGACACCACCGCCCGCATCGACCCCACCGCCCGCCGCCGACCGCCCCGCGCCCCCGGGTGACGCCGTCCTCTGGGACGCGGACGACCTAGTGGAGTTCGCGACGGGCCGCATCGCCCCCGTGTTCGGGCCCGCGTACGCCGACATCGACGACCTCGCCGTCCGCGTCCGGCTGCCGGCCCCGCCGTACCACTTCGTCTCCCGCGTCCTCGCGGTGGACGGCGAGCGCGGTCGCTTCGGCCGCTCCACCATCACGACCGAGTACGACGTGCCGCTCGACGCGTGGTACCTCGTGGACGGCGGGGTGCCGCCGGCCGTCGCCATCGAGGCCGGGCAGGGCGACCTGGTCCTGGTCGCCTGGCTGGGCATCGACGCGGAGAACCAGGGCCGGCGCGTCTACCGGCTGCTCGACAGCACGCTGGTCTTCCACGGCGACCTGCCGCGGGCCGGGCAGACGCTGCGGTACGAGATCACGATCGAGCGCTTCATCCGCAACGGCCCGACGACGCTGTTCTACTTCAGCTACCGCTGCTTCGCCGACGGGGTCCTGATCCTCGAGCTGACGCGCGCGACGGCCGGCTTCTTCTCGGCCGACGAGCTCGCCGCGCCGCTCGGGATCCTGTCCGACGCCGGCGAGCCGCGGGTCCCGGAGACCGGCCCCGAGCGCCCCTGGCTGAAGCCGGTCGCGCGCACCGACCACCACGTGCTCGACGCGGCGGACCTCGCGCTCCTCGCGGACGGGGACGTCGGCGCGGTCTTCGGCCCGGAGCACGCGCAGCCCGCGGGCGCCAACCGCGCCCTCCGGCTCCCCACCGCGCAGCTGCGGATGATCGACGGCGTGGTCGTCGACCCGGAGGGCGGCACCCGCCGCCTCGGGCACGTCACCGCCTCGTTCGCCCTCGATCCCGACGCCTGGTACTTCCGGTGCCACTTCACGGACGACCCCGTGCTGGCCGGATCGCTGGTCGCCGAGGGGGCCGTGCAGGCCCTCCAGGTCCTGCTGCTGCACCGGGGCTTCCACCTGGTGCTGCCGGACGCGCGCTTCCAGACGATCCGGGGCATCACGACCGAGGTGTCGGTGCGCGGCCAGATCGTCCCCGGCGACGCCGCCCTCCGCTACGAGCTCGACGTCACGGAGCTGACCCTGCTCCCCCGGCCCACCGTGGTCGCGGACGTCGTCGTCTACCGCGACGACCAGGCCGTGGTGCGGATGCGCGACTTCGGCATGCAGATCCGCGAGAAGGACGGCGCCCCCTTCCGCCCCGGCGACGGCGGCGTCTCGCCCTTCCTCGGCCGCACCAGCAGCCGCGGCGTGCCGACGGTGGTCAACGAGCTGCAGCTGGCCCACGCCGCGCGCGGGGACCTCGGCACCGCGATGGGCCCCGAGTTCGACGTCTACGGCGACCGCCGGGCGCCGCACATCCCGAACCGCGACTTCCAGTTCGTCGACCGCATCGAGTCGGTGACGGGCGCCCGCGGCGCGCTCGCGCCGGGGATGGTCATGGTGAGCGAGTACGACGCCCACGCCGACAGCTGGTACTTCCGGGAGAACCCGGCGGGCGCCATGCCGCACGCGGTCCTGCTCGAGTCGTCGCTGCAGGCGGCGATCCTCCTCGGCTACTACCAGGGCGCGACGCTCGACCAGCCGGACGTCGAGTTCGCGATCCGGAACCTCGACGGATCCGCGGAGCTCGTCGCCCCCGTCCCGGCGCCGGGGTCCACCATCCGGCAGCGCACGGAGCTCGTCTCCAGCTCCGCCGTGCAGGGCAACGTCCTGCAGCGGTTCCGCTACGAGCTGTCGGGACCGGACGGGCCCTTCTACCGCGGCGAGTCGGTGTTCGGGTACTTCTCGGACGACGCGCTCGCGACCCAGGTCGGGCTCGACGCCGGCCGGCGGACGGTCCCCGAGTCCCTGCGCGCGGGCGCGGGCGAGCCGGACGCGGTCCTCGACGGCGCCGCGCTCGCCGCCCGCCACCGCGGCCGCCCGGATCGGCTCGCGCTGCCCGGCGGACGGCTCGACCTCCTCGACGAGGTCCGGATCCACCTGGATGCCGGCCCGGCCGGGCTCGGGCGCGTCTGGGGCCGGCGGGACGTGACGCCGGAGGACTGGTACTTCACGCGCCACTTCCACCGGGATCCGGTGCAGCCGGGGTCGCTCGGGATCGAGTCGATGCTGCAGGCGCTGCAGGTCCTGGTGCTCGAGGCCGGCCTCGCGGACGGCATCCCGGATCCGCGCCTCCGCCTCGCCACCGGCGTCACCACCACCTGGAGCTACCGCGGCCAGGTGGGGACGACGGACGCGGAGTGCTCCGTCGAGGTCGGCGTCACGCGCGTGGACAGGACCCCCGGGTCGGTCACCGTGGTCGCCGACGGCTCGCTCTGGAAGGGCGACCTGCGCATCTACGCGGTCACCGGGCTCGCGATCCGCATCGCGAGCGGCGCGGACGACGACCAGCACGACCTGCACGACCCGCACGACACCGACGACGACATCGACCAGGAGGAGCACGATGACTGA
- a CDS encoding PfaD family polyunsaturated fatty acid/polyketide biosynthesis protein codes for MTDPWGWSGPGRPATSADALERAIHDVARPVFVVETPEGVAVATDGALSATPRHRLLAAAGPVDPGGLGSAAFREDHGVRAAAMAGAMAGGIASVELVSALARAGHLASYGAAGQLPERIDEAVRRIREAAPGRPFAVNVIHSPSEAALEEGVVDVLLHRDVRLVEASAYLELTEPLVRYRLTGAHRDGQGRVRGRNRVIAKVSRPETARLFLAPAPEALVRRLRDRGAITEEEAALAPSLPMADDITVEADSGGHTDRRPLLPLLSSILVLRDRLAPGLGTTPRVGAAGGLGTPHAIAAAFAMGAEYVVTGSVNQSCVESGTSDAARSMLVAAGIADFAMAPAADMFELGVELQVLRKGTMFPMRAARLSALYRAHDSLDDLGEDDRAWLERTVLRAPVEAVWESCVEYFTRRDPDQLLRARDHPKRRMALVFRWYLGMASRWAAVGDAERAADYQIWAGPALGAFNDWVAGTALARPEERRVALVTDVLLGGAAVMMRKSILTAGGIRSGPVDPQRLLDAHAAAHAAATTGGSRA; via the coding sequence ATGACTGACCCATGGGGCTGGAGCGGACCGGGGAGGCCCGCGACGTCGGCCGACGCCCTGGAGCGGGCGATCCACGACGTGGCACGACCGGTGTTCGTCGTGGAGACGCCCGAGGGGGTCGCGGTCGCGACCGACGGCGCCCTCAGCGCGACGCCGCGGCACCGGCTGCTCGCCGCGGCGGGGCCCGTCGACCCGGGAGGCCTCGGATCGGCGGCGTTCCGCGAAGACCACGGCGTCCGCGCCGCGGCGATGGCCGGGGCCATGGCGGGCGGCATCGCGTCCGTCGAGCTCGTGTCGGCCCTCGCCCGGGCCGGGCACCTCGCCTCCTACGGCGCGGCCGGGCAGCTCCCGGAGCGCATCGACGAGGCCGTGCGGCGGATCCGCGAGGCCGCGCCCGGCCGCCCCTTCGCGGTCAACGTCATCCACAGCCCGAGCGAGGCCGCGCTCGAGGAGGGCGTGGTCGACGTCCTGCTGCACCGCGACGTCCGCCTGGTCGAGGCGTCCGCGTACCTCGAGCTCACCGAGCCCCTCGTGCGGTACCGCCTCACCGGCGCGCATCGCGACGGTCAGGGGCGCGTTCGCGGGCGCAACCGCGTGATCGCCAAGGTGTCGCGGCCGGAGACCGCGCGCCTGTTCCTCGCGCCCGCGCCGGAGGCCCTCGTGCGCCGCCTGCGCGACCGCGGCGCGATCACCGAGGAGGAGGCGGCCCTGGCGCCGTCCCTCCCGATGGCCGACGACATCACGGTGGAGGCGGACTCCGGCGGGCACACCGACCGGCGCCCCCTGCTGCCGCTGCTCTCGAGCATCCTCGTCCTCCGCGACCGGCTCGCCCCGGGCCTCGGCACCACGCCCCGGGTGGGCGCCGCGGGAGGGCTGGGGACGCCGCACGCCATCGCCGCGGCGTTCGCGATGGGCGCCGAGTACGTGGTGACCGGATCCGTGAACCAGTCCTGCGTCGAGTCGGGCACGAGCGACGCGGCGCGGTCGATGCTCGTCGCCGCCGGGATCGCGGACTTCGCGATGGCGCCGGCCGCCGACATGTTCGAGCTCGGGGTCGAGCTGCAGGTGCTGCGCAAGGGCACCATGTTCCCCATGCGGGCGGCCCGCCTCTCCGCCCTCTACCGCGCGCACGACTCCCTCGACGACCTCGGCGAGGACGACCGCGCGTGGCTCGAGCGCACGGTCCTCCGGGCGCCGGTCGAGGCCGTCTGGGAGAGCTGCGTGGAGTACTTCACGCGCCGCGACCCGGATCAGCTGCTCCGCGCCCGGGACCACCCGAAGCGCCGCATGGCCCTCGTCTTCCGGTGGTACCTGGGCATGGCGTCCCGCTGGGCCGCCGTGGGGGACGCCGAGCGCGCCGCCGACTACCAGATCTGGGCGGGCCCCGCCCTCGGGGCGTTCAACGACTGGGTGGCGGGCACGGCCCTCGCGCGGCCGGAGGAGCGGCGGGTCGCGCTCGTGACGGACGTGCTCCTCGGCGGCGCGGCGGTCATGATGCGCAAGAGCATCCTCACCGCGGGCGGCATCCGCTCGGGACCGGTGGATCCGCAGCGCCTCCTCGACGCGCACGCCGCGGCCCACGCGGCCGCGACGACGGGCGGGTCCCGGGCATGA
- a CDS encoding acyl-CoA dehydrogenase: MTAVTVADVPAVAPVPTGAPADAADHDLRWLGDPFAPDNPAGFAQAVGRARRGERPTALLERARAEDLHLLYTPRAWGGTLDDPVRAGRTARTLVARDGDVMTNLLMSLTPVLVTGLLGSGAQRASAVDAVTRGADVGYALSEREHGSDLLRMDTTARTDGSRVVLDGRKWWVGRAPTAERFVVVARSGGRGPTAFSAYDVPADAPGLSVDAPHGTAGFPGTAFADVGLSGVAIPSTALLGAEGSAMEAILRSQSVVRVLSLPASLAGMDADLMLLGRIAEERRGGRALRDDHVFLADAGRIAAWALAAEAVAEGALRELLTDPASAVLRSACAKHVVSRCVQQVHDLVGDALSTRGVDGAGPWGMHEQVARNARMIRVIDGSPMSTLRAVAGSLPRIAAEEDDDRSGEAHPPPGRAPDGLDPARLAVAPPRRDRAVAGLRLDADALRASPDGGFGSDVERLLDALDRSDARIRSSAASSRESRSAHLVAEMRRRSFLSSAASAICARHGGLVGPLAARLGVDHVPVLTSALLDGAGHGHDGGRVDDEVDRGRGLLDALRGDLRGRRDDD, from the coding sequence ATGACCGCCGTGACCGTCGCCGACGTCCCGGCCGTCGCCCCGGTCCCCACCGGAGCCCCCGCGGACGCCGCCGACCACGACCTGCGCTGGCTCGGCGATCCCTTCGCGCCCGACAACCCCGCCGGCTTCGCGCAGGCGGTCGGGCGGGCGCGCCGCGGCGAGCGCCCGACGGCGCTCCTGGAGCGCGCGCGGGCCGAGGACCTCCACCTCCTCTACACGCCGCGGGCCTGGGGCGGCACCCTCGACGACCCGGTGCGCGCCGGTCGCACCGCCCGCACGCTGGTCGCCCGGGACGGCGACGTCATGACGAACCTCCTCATGTCGCTCACCCCCGTGCTCGTCACCGGGCTCCTCGGCAGCGGGGCCCAGCGGGCATCCGCGGTCGACGCGGTCACCCGCGGCGCGGACGTCGGCTACGCCCTCTCGGAGCGCGAGCACGGCTCCGACCTGCTCCGGATGGACACGACGGCGCGCACCGACGGCTCCCGGGTGGTCCTCGACGGCCGCAAGTGGTGGGTCGGCCGGGCGCCCACGGCGGAGCGCTTCGTCGTCGTCGCCCGGAGCGGCGGACGCGGACCCACGGCGTTCTCCGCCTACGACGTCCCCGCCGACGCCCCGGGCCTCTCGGTGGACGCGCCGCACGGGACGGCGGGCTTCCCCGGCACCGCGTTCGCGGACGTGGGCCTCTCCGGGGTCGCGATCCCGTCGACGGCGCTCCTCGGCGCGGAGGGATCCGCGATGGAGGCGATCCTCCGGTCCCAGTCCGTCGTGCGGGTCCTCAGCCTCCCCGCGTCGCTCGCGGGGATGGACGCCGACCTGATGCTCCTCGGCCGCATCGCCGAGGAGCGCCGCGGGGGTCGCGCGCTCCGGGACGACCACGTCTTCCTGGCCGACGCGGGCCGCATCGCCGCCTGGGCGCTCGCCGCGGAGGCCGTCGCCGAGGGCGCCCTGCGCGAGCTCCTCACCGATCCCGCGTCCGCCGTGCTCCGCTCCGCGTGCGCCAAGCACGTCGTGTCCCGCTGCGTGCAGCAGGTGCACGACCTCGTCGGCGACGCCCTGTCGACGCGGGGGGTCGACGGCGCCGGGCCGTGGGGCATGCACGAGCAGGTCGCCCGGAACGCGCGGATGATCCGCGTCATCGACGGGAGCCCGATGTCGACCCTGCGCGCCGTCGCGGGGTCGCTCCCCCGGATCGCCGCCGAGGAGGACGACGACCGGTCCGGGGAGGCGCACCCGCCGCCCGGTCGCGCGCCGGACGGGCTCGACCCGGCCCGCCTCGCCGTCGCGCCCCCGCGCCGCGACCGGGCGGTCGCGGGCCTCCGGCTGGACGCGGACGCGCTCCGCGCCTCGCCCGACGGCGGCTTCGGATCCGACGTCGAGCGCCTCCTCGACGCGCTCGACCGGTCGGACGCCCGCATCCGCTCGAGCGCGGCCTCCTCCCGGGAGTCCCGCTCCGCGCACCTCGTCGCCGAGATGCGGCGCCGGTCGTTCCTCTCGAGCGCCGCGAGCGCGATCTGCGCCCGGCACGGCGGCCTCGTCGGCCCCCTCGCCGCACGGCTCGGCGTGGACCACGTCCCCGTCCTCACCTCGGCGCTGCTCGACGGCGCGGGGCACGGGCACGACGGCGGCCGCGTCGACGACGAGGTCGACCGGGGACGCGGGCTCCTCGACGCCCTCCGCGGCGACCTGCGGGGACGGCGGGACGATGACTGA